One genomic window of Glycine soja cultivar W05 chromosome 9, ASM419377v2, whole genome shotgun sequence includes the following:
- the LOC114368292 gene encoding uncharacterized protein LOC114368292: MDPVKYIFEKPALTGRIARWQVLLSEFDIVYVTQKAIKGSALVNYLAQQPLNDYQPMHLEFPNEDIMALFGEKVKDEERDNWIVWFDGASNAQGHRVGAALFSPNNQCIPFITRLGFDCTNNMAEYEACTLGIQVAIDFNVKLLKVYRNSALVIHQLRGEWETRDHKLIPYQAYIKKLIEFFDKVTFHHIPKEENQMVDALATLASMFHLTLHACHTSSSDVAASPHIAA, from the coding sequence atggacccagtcAAGTACATTTTTGAGAAACCCGCTCTTACAGGACGGATCGCTCGATGGCAAGttctgctatctgagtttgacaTTGTCTATGTCactcaaaaggcgataaaaggaagcgccttggtGAACTATCtagctcagcagcctctcaatgactaccagcccatgcatctgGAGTTTCCaaatgaagacatcatggccttgttcgggGAGAAGGTGAAGGATGAGGAAAGGGATAACTGGATCGTGTGGTTCGACGGCGCGTCCAACGCCCAAGGCCATCGGGTTGGGGCGGCTTTGTTCTCTCCCAACAACCAATGCATTCCCTTCATAACTAGATTGGGCTTTGATTGCACGAATAATATGGCTGAGTACGAGGCATGCACCCTCGGAATCCAAGTGGCAATTGACTTTAACGTCAAATTGCTCAAAGTGTACAGAAACTCAGCCTTGGTAATTCACCAACTGAggggagaatgggaaactagggatcacaagttgataccctatcaggCCTACATCAAGAAACTGATTGAGTTCTTCGACAAGGTCACCTTCCACCACATTCCAAAAGAGGAAAATCAGATGGTTGATGCGCTTGCCACTCTAGCATCCATGTTTCATCTAACCCTACATGCTTGCCATACATCGAGTTCAGATGTCGCAGCAAGCCCACACATTGCTGCTTGA